A genomic stretch from Thauera sp. GDN1 includes:
- a CDS encoding EI24 domain-containing protein has protein sequence MKDILVAFGRASRSLMRRDIFWHLLWPGLLAVVIWAVAAVMLWAPVTEGLYAWVSGWTFISGWLAASETTAAIVLVLIQITTALLIVPLVYLTAAMLVATIALPLMLEKVARTDYADLEQRRGGSNLGSAWNSILAGVLFLIALVVSLPFWLIPGAGLLISVTLTGWLNQRAFGYDALMFHADRSELQRLREDWRPQMLLLGGGAALLAYVPVINLVAPAYAGLAFVHYMLETLRRHRLKYGVTVLDADPGAESRKLP, from the coding sequence GTGAAAGACATCCTGGTCGCTTTCGGACGCGCGAGCCGCAGCCTGATGCGGCGCGACATCTTCTGGCACCTGCTGTGGCCCGGGCTGCTCGCGGTGGTGATCTGGGCCGTGGCTGCGGTGATGCTGTGGGCGCCGGTGACCGAGGGGCTGTACGCCTGGGTGAGCGGCTGGACCTTCATCAGCGGCTGGCTGGCCGCGTCCGAGACCACGGCGGCGATCGTGCTGGTGCTGATCCAGATCACGACCGCCCTGCTGATCGTGCCGCTGGTCTACCTGACCGCGGCGATGCTGGTGGCGACCATCGCGCTGCCGCTGATGCTGGAGAAGGTGGCGCGCACCGACTATGCAGACCTCGAGCAGCGCCGCGGCGGTTCGAACCTCGGCAGTGCGTGGAACTCGATCCTCGCCGGCGTGCTGTTCCTGATCGCGCTGGTGGTGTCGCTGCCGTTCTGGCTGATCCCTGGTGCCGGCCTGCTGATCTCGGTGACGCTGACCGGCTGGCTCAACCAGCGCGCCTTCGGCTACGACGCGCTGATGTTCCACGCCGACCGGTCCGAACTGCAGCGCCTGCGCGAGGACTGGCGGCCACAGATGCTGCTGCTGGGCGGCGGCGCGGCGCTGCTGGCCTACGTGCCGGTGATCAACCTGGTCGCGCCCGCCTACGCGGGTCTGGCCTTCGTCCATTACATGCTCGAAACCCTGCGCCGTCACCGGCTCAAGTACGGGGTCACCGTACTCGACGCCGATCCGGGTGCTGAATCGCGGAAACTGCCATGA
- a CDS encoding molybdopterin-binding protein, with protein MNFGALIIGDEILSGRRSDKHLARLIELLGARGLKLSWARYVGDDFARLTETLRQTFATGDVVFSFGGIGATPDDRTREAAGAALGLELALHPEAEAEIRARFGDEITPERLQMGVYPVGSEIIPNSFNRIPGFSIRQHYFTPGFPVMAWPMVEWVLDTRYAHLHHAEDYVEQAVTVWDTYEGQLIGLMRQVTADFPDTSLFSLPTIAAEGQRRSLELGMKGKAARTAAAMAVIKADLSARGLQWEDKA; from the coding sequence ATGAACTTCGGTGCACTGATCATCGGCGACGAGATCCTGTCCGGACGTCGCAGCGACAAACACCTGGCCCGGCTCATCGAGCTCCTCGGCGCGCGCGGCCTCAAGCTGTCGTGGGCGCGCTACGTCGGCGACGACTTCGCCCGCCTGACCGAAACCCTGCGCCAGACCTTCGCCACCGGCGACGTGGTGTTCAGCTTCGGCGGCATCGGCGCCACGCCCGACGACCGCACCCGCGAGGCGGCCGGCGCCGCGCTCGGTCTCGAACTCGCCCTGCATCCCGAGGCCGAGGCCGAGATCCGCGCCCGCTTCGGTGACGAGATCACCCCCGAGCGTCTGCAGATGGGCGTGTATCCGGTCGGCAGCGAGATCATCCCCAACAGCTTCAACCGCATCCCCGGCTTCTCGATCCGCCAGCACTACTTCACGCCGGGCTTTCCGGTCATGGCCTGGCCGATGGTGGAGTGGGTGCTGGACACCAGGTACGCTCACCTGCACCACGCCGAGGACTACGTCGAGCAGGCGGTCACCGTGTGGGACACCTATGAAGGGCAGTTGATCGGCCTCATGCGCCAGGTCACCGCCGACTTTCCCGACACCAGCCTGTTCAGTCTGCCGACGATCGCCGCCGAGGGCCAGCGCCGTTCGCTGGAGCTCGGCATGAAGGGCAAGGCGGCACGGACGGCAGCGGCGATGGCGGTGATCAAGGCCGACCTGTCCGCGCGCGGTCTGCAGTGGGAAGACAAGGCTTGA
- the gloA gene encoding lactoylglutathione lyase, whose translation MRILHTMLRVGDLERSIAFYTEVLGMRLLRRHDYPDGKFTLAFVGYQDEKDGAVLELTYNWGVDKYELGTAYGHIALEVPDAAKACAEIRARGGKVVREAGPMKHGTTVIAFVEDPDGYKVELIQARTY comes from the coding sequence ATGCGAATCCTTCACACCATGCTGCGCGTCGGCGATCTGGAGCGTTCGATCGCCTTCTATACCGAGGTGCTGGGCATGCGCCTGCTGCGCAGGCACGACTATCCGGACGGCAAGTTCACGCTCGCCTTCGTCGGCTATCAGGACGAGAAGGACGGCGCAGTGCTGGAGCTGACCTACAACTGGGGCGTGGACAAGTACGAGCTCGGTACCGCCTACGGCCACATCGCACTCGAGGTCCCCGATGCCGCCAAGGCCTGCGCAGAGATCCGCGCCCGCGGCGGCAAGGTGGTGCGCGAGGCGGGGCCGATGAAGCACGGCACCACCGTCATCGCCTTCGTCGAGGATCCGGATGGCTACAAGGTCGAGCTGATCCAGGCCCGGACCTACTGA
- the ffh gene encoding signal recognition particle protein, whose translation MLDNLTQRLSKVVKTLRGQARLTEENIQEAMREVRMALLEADVALPVVKEFVAKVKEKAVGQEVVGSLTPGQALVGVVHDELKALMGGAHEGLNLSTQPPAVVLMAGLQGAGKTTTTGKLAKLLHEQHKKKVLVVSTDVYRPAAIEQLKTVAAQAGVGFFPSETAQKPVDIALGALDYARKHHIDVLLVDTAGRLAVDEAMMAEIQALHAAVKPIETLFVVDAMLGQDAVNTARAFNEALPLTGIVLTKLDGDSRGGAALSVRHVTGKPLKFAGVGEKLSGLEPFHPDRMASRILGMGDILGLVEEARRGVDEEKARVFAQKLKSGKGFDLNDFKEQIAQMRKMGGLSSMMDKLPAQFAQAAGKLQGGAEEKAIARIEGIINSMTPLERAKPEVLKASRKRRIAAGAGVTVQEVNRLLNQFEQTQKVMKQFSKGGMNKMMRAMKGMMPGGLPGMPR comes from the coding sequence ATGCTCGACAATCTCACTCAACGCCTGTCCAAAGTCGTCAAGACCCTGCGCGGCCAGGCCCGCCTCACGGAAGAGAACATCCAGGAGGCGATGCGCGAGGTGCGCATGGCGCTGCTCGAAGCAGACGTCGCGCTGCCGGTGGTCAAGGAATTCGTCGCCAAGGTCAAGGAGAAGGCCGTCGGTCAGGAGGTCGTCGGCTCGCTGACCCCCGGCCAGGCCCTGGTCGGCGTGGTGCACGACGAACTCAAGGCGCTGATGGGCGGGGCCCACGAAGGCCTGAACCTGTCCACCCAGCCGCCCGCCGTGGTGCTGATGGCCGGCCTGCAGGGCGCGGGCAAGACCACCACCACCGGCAAGCTTGCCAAGCTATTGCACGAGCAGCACAAGAAGAAGGTGCTGGTGGTGTCCACCGACGTCTATCGCCCGGCGGCGATCGAGCAGCTGAAGACGGTGGCGGCGCAGGCCGGCGTCGGCTTCTTCCCCTCCGAGACGGCGCAGAAGCCGGTGGATATCGCGCTCGGCGCGCTCGACTATGCCCGCAAGCACCACATCGACGTGCTGCTGGTCGACACCGCCGGCCGTCTCGCGGTGGACGAGGCGATGATGGCCGAGATCCAGGCCCTGCACGCCGCGGTCAAGCCGATCGAGACCCTGTTCGTGGTCGACGCGATGCTCGGCCAGGACGCGGTCAACACCGCGCGCGCCTTCAACGAGGCGCTGCCGCTCACCGGTATCGTGCTGACCAAGCTCGACGGCGACTCGCGCGGCGGCGCGGCCTTGTCGGTGCGCCACGTCACCGGCAAGCCGCTCAAGTTCGCCGGCGTCGGCGAGAAGCTCTCCGGACTGGAGCCCTTCCACCCCGACCGCATGGCCAGCCGCATCCTCGGCATGGGCGACATCCTCGGCCTGGTCGAGGAGGCGCGCCGCGGCGTGGACGAGGAGAAGGCCCGCGTCTTCGCGCAGAAGCTGAAGAGCGGCAAGGGCTTCGACCTCAACGACTTCAAGGAGCAGATCGCCCAGATGCGCAAGATGGGCGGGCTGTCGTCGATGATGGACAAGCTGCCGGCGCAGTTCGCTCAGGCCGCCGGCAAGCTGCAGGGCGGTGCCGAGGAGAAGGCGATCGCCCGCATCGAAGGCATCATCAACTCGATGACCCCGCTCGAGCGTGCCAAGCCGGAAGTTCTCAAGGCCAGCCGCAAGCGCCGCATCGCCGCTGGCGCCGGGGTCACGGTGCAGGAGGTCAATCGCCTGCTCAACCAGTTCGAGCAGACGCAGAAGGTGATGAAGCAGTTCTCCAAGGGCGGCATGAACAAGATGATGCGCGCGATGAAGGGCATGATGCCGGGCGGCCTCCCCGGCATGCCGCGCTGA
- a CDS encoding nitronate monooxygenase, translated as MKRVDDFRLKLGASELVPIMVGGMGVDISTSDLALEAARLGGVGHISDAMLPTVSDRRYNTKYVKNKLQQYKFNVANADKSVVQFDLGLIAEATATHVSRTMERKRGPGMVFINCMEKLTMNAPKDTLRVRLRTAMDHGIDGITLAAGLHLGSFALIEDHPRFRDVQLGIIVSSLRALQLFLKKSSRTGRLPDYVVVEGPLAGGHLGFGMDWAQYDLATIVAEIRDWMREQQLDIPLIPAGGIFTGTDAVDFLEAGAAAVQVATRFTVTRECGLPDDVKQHYFKASEDEIEVNQISPTGYPMRMLKSSPAIDSGIRPNCEAYGYLLDSTGNCQYIEAYNREVAAHPDAKKVKVFDKTCLCTHMRNFDCWTCGHYTYRLKDTSVREDNGDYRILSAEHVFHDYQFSTEGKLALPA; from the coding sequence ATGAAGCGTGTAGATGATTTCCGCCTGAAACTGGGTGCCAGCGAACTCGTGCCGATCATGGTGGGCGGAATGGGGGTGGATATTTCCACCTCCGACCTGGCCCTCGAGGCCGCCCGCCTGGGCGGGGTCGGACACATCTCCGACGCGATGCTGCCGACCGTATCCGACCGGCGTTACAACACCAAGTACGTCAAGAACAAGCTGCAGCAGTACAAATTCAACGTCGCCAACGCCGACAAGTCGGTGGTGCAATTCGACCTCGGCCTGATCGCCGAGGCCACCGCGACCCACGTCAGCCGCACCATGGAACGCAAGCGCGGGCCGGGCATGGTGTTCATCAACTGCATGGAAAAGCTGACGATGAACGCGCCCAAGGACACCCTGCGCGTGCGCCTGCGCACCGCGATGGACCACGGCATCGACGGCATCACGCTCGCCGCGGGCCTGCACCTAGGCTCGTTCGCGCTGATCGAGGACCACCCGCGCTTCCGCGACGTGCAGCTCGGCATCATCGTCAGCTCGCTGCGCGCGTTGCAGCTGTTCCTGAAGAAGAGCTCCCGCACCGGCCGCCTGCCCGACTACGTGGTGGTCGAGGGCCCGCTCGCCGGCGGCCACCTCGGCTTCGGCATGGACTGGGCGCAGTACGACCTCGCCACCATCGTCGCCGAGATCCGTGACTGGATGCGCGAGCAGCAGCTCGACATCCCGCTGATCCCGGCCGGCGGCATCTTCACCGGCACCGATGCGGTGGACTTCCTCGAGGCCGGCGCGGCCGCTGTCCAGGTCGCGACCCGATTCACCGTCACCAGGGAATGCGGCCTGCCCGACGACGTCAAGCAGCACTACTTCAAGGCGAGCGAGGACGAGATCGAGGTCAACCAGATCTCGCCCACCGGCTACCCGATGCGCATGCTCAAGAGCAGCCCGGCGATCGACTCGGGCATCCGCCCGAACTGCGAGGCCTACGGCTACCTGCTCGACTCCACCGGCAACTGCCAGTACATCGAAGCCTACAACCGCGAGGTCGCGGCGCATCCCGACGCGAAGAAGGTCAAGGTCTTCGACAAGACCTGCCTGTGCACCCACATGCGCAACTTCGACTGCTGGACCTGCGGCCACTACACCTACCGCCTGAAGGACACCTCGGTGCGCGAGGACAACGGCGACTATCGGATCCTGTCGGCCGAACACGTGTTCCACGACTACCAGTTCAGCACCGAAGGCAAGCTCGCCCTCCCCGCCTGA
- a CDS encoding SprT family zinc-dependent metalloprotease, whose amino-acid sequence MSAAGRSQAQEQAHSLVIEGTRVELVLRRSARRSFALQVDHRGARVAVPLRTPLGEVERFIHSHGRWLLDRLQARAVPRPTQVVAVVDGATVPLFGRPLTLRLQAGRSARWRVLANDFEELLLPTAADPLRALLRALHARALAWYRGRVEEYCHRLALPVPAVRLSSARTRWGSCSSRSGVRLHWRLVHLPPALIDYVVAHEVAHLVEMNHSPRFWAVVERLYPDWRAARAALRQAATTLPILAAAPDADTGTFEQED is encoded by the coding sequence TTGAGCGCAGCCGGTCGCTCGCAGGCCCAGGAACAGGCCCACAGCCTGGTCATCGAGGGCACGCGCGTCGAGCTGGTCCTGCGTCGCTCGGCACGGCGTTCGTTCGCGCTCCAGGTCGATCACCGTGGCGCGCGGGTGGCGGTGCCGCTGCGCACTCCGCTGGGCGAGGTGGAGCGCTTCATCCACAGTCATGGCCGCTGGCTGCTCGACCGCCTGCAGGCGCGAGCCGTGCCGCGGCCGACGCAGGTCGTGGCGGTGGTCGACGGCGCCACCGTGCCGCTGTTCGGGCGGCCTTTGACGCTGCGCCTGCAGGCAGGCCGCAGTGCGCGCTGGCGAGTGCTGGCGAATGATTTCGAGGAGCTCCTGCTGCCCACCGCCGCCGATCCGCTGCGTGCGCTGCTGCGTGCCCTGCACGCCAGGGCGCTGGCCTGGTATCGCGGCCGGGTCGAGGAGTACTGCCACCGGCTGGCGCTGCCGGTGCCGGCGGTGCGGCTGTCGAGCGCGCGCACGCGCTGGGGTAGTTGCAGCAGCCGCTCGGGCGTCCGCTTGCACTGGCGGCTGGTTCATCTGCCGCCGGCGCTGATCGATTACGTGGTCGCGCATGAAGTGGCCCATCTGGTTGAGATGAACCACTCCCCGCGCTTCTGGGCGGTGGTCGAGCGCCTGTATCCGGACTGGCGGGCGGCACGCGCCGCGCTGCGCCAGGCCGCCACCACCCTGCCGATCCTCGCCGCCGCGCCGGACGCGGACACCGGCACCTTCGAGCAGGAAGACTGA